In Anomaloglossus baeobatrachus isolate aAnoBae1 chromosome 3, aAnoBae1.hap1, whole genome shotgun sequence, one genomic interval encodes:
- the TBCC gene encoding tubulin-specific chaperone C, which yields METTDLVERPRLPERLQRREEERQKEVEKKRQEKDEQAVQEEKSGYFTSSFGVERAAIEEVLSGEDAGGAQAVDEVSGRLQRLQKLLNDSMMFLPSYDVRQAQEHITRLQAALEARREQLQPKKKFTFKSRKKEAPAPTVTQAAAPLQPTAPGTPAEGTPAQPHTQCGLRGLSGQLLSMEAEEIRQRDVQLSQLQDCTVTLPGSPATLHIRGLSGCRVLCGPVTSSVFVDNCTNCLFAFSCQQLRTHSTKDSQFYLHVTSRAIIEDCSGLRFAPFTWSYPSIQQDYERTGLDQNRNNWDQVDDFNWLAMDVKSPNWSIIPEEERLTHWN from the coding sequence ATGGAGACGACTGATCTTGTGGAGCGGCCCCGGTTACCGGAGAGGTTGCagcggagggaggaagagaggcAGAAGGAGGTGGAGAAGAAGCGGCAAGAGAAGGACGAGCAGGCCGTGCAGGAGGAGAAGAGCGGGTACTTTACGTCCAGCTTCGGTGTGGAGAGAGCCGCCATTGAGGAGGTGCTGTCCGGGGAGGATGCCGGCGGAGCTCAGGCTGTGGATGAGGTGTCCGGGCGGCTCCAGCGGCTGCAGAAGCTGCTGAATGACAGCATGATGTTCCTGCCGTCCTATGACGTCCGCCAGGCGCAGGAGCACATCACCCGGCTGCAGGCGGCGCTGGAGGCGCGGAGGGAGCAGCTGCAGCCCAAGAAGAAGTTCACATTCAAGTCCAGGAAGAAGGAGGCCCCTGCCCCCACTGTCACCCAGGCCGCAGCCCCCCTCCAGCCCACAGCCCCGGGGACCCCGGCAGAGGGGACCCCGGCGCAGCCCCATACCCAGTGTGGCCTCCGGGGCCTGAGCGGCCAACTGCTGTCTATGGAGGCAGAGGAGATCCGGCAGAGGGACGTGCAGCTGAGCCAGCTCCAGGACTGCACCGTCACCCTGCCCGGCAGCCCCGCCACCCTGCACATACGGGGCCTGAGCGGCTGCAGGGTGCTGTGCGGCCCGGTCACCTCCTCCGTTTTTGTTGATAACTGCACCAACTGCCTCTTCGCCTTCTCGTGCCAGCAGCTCCGCACCCACAGCACCAAGGACAGCCAATTCTACCTGCACGTCACCAGCCGCGCCATCATCGAGGACTGCAGCGGCCTGCGCTTTGCCCCATTCACCTGGAGCTACCCCAGTATCCAGCAAGACTACGAGCGGACCGGACTGGACCAGAACCGGAACAACTGGGACCAGGTGGACGACTTCAACTGGTTGGCGATGGACGTCAAGTCCCCAAACTGGAGTATAATCCCCGAGGAGGAGAGGCTCACCCACTGGAACTAA